The Triticum aestivum cultivar Chinese Spring chromosome 5A, IWGSC CS RefSeq v2.1, whole genome shotgun sequence genomic sequence TGAGCCAATCAGAGCTCTTCACACGGATCACCCCACTTAACCGATCTGGACCGTCCACATCCGACGGATCCAACGTCTCTCAGGTCCTTTctcaacccaacccaacccaaacCCTAGCAGCCCCCCTTTCCTCACTCGATCCAGATCTCGCTCCCCTCgtctcccacatcgccgccgccacccaccccgATCCCATCCCTCCCCTCGTCTCTCCTTGCTGTCTCACCCGATGGAGAGAGAGCGAACGAGAGCTcgcctcctcccttccagatcaccgccgccgcctccctccgacGGAGCTCACCGCCGTCCATGGCCTTCCCCACGCCCTCCTTCTCTCGCCCCTCCTCTTCCCTCACCAGAAGGGAGAGAAGAACCCGAGGGAGGGAGATCCAACGCGATCCAGCCTCGGTCCACACTTGGGAACCAATGCTGAATACGTCTGAATGGAGAACGCCCGCCCTCGCCTCGCTCCTCCGGCCCGCCCACCAACCTACCCGGGCCCCGATCCGcgcggaggggggggggaggaaatgGCGGTGGTCCTCGCGTGGCTCAACGCCAGGGTCGTCGATCCCCTGCTGCAGCTCATCCAGAGGTGAGGCCCCAGCCGCCCGGCTATAGTTTCTGTTTCGTCCGGCCGCGCCGGCATCTGGTCGCCGGTTTCATCGCTTCTGCTTTGGTGGTTGGCCGGTGCAGGGGCGCGGAGCCAAAGCAGCTGGCCTTCTCCGCCGCGCTCGGCGTCACCATCGGGGTCTTCCCCATCTGCGGTACGTGTGTGGTTGCTGCTGAATCCCCTACCCCTACCTCTCGTCGACCAAAATTTATCTGCGGTTAGCCTAGTCTAGATTCGATTGCTCCATACGCATGGCGTGTCGGCGCAGCAATACAGTAAATAGGATCCGATGTGTGCGTGTGCGGCCATAGTTGAGGAGAGCACGGCTCAGTTCCTGGGAAACACACGGCTGCACGCCACCATGCTGCCATAAGCCCTTCATTTACATCTCCAGGAGTCCAGGACTCCTTCCCAAGTGATGGTCCACATCTACAGATGTAGATGCCTGTTAGGATGCGGAGTAGAGTATTCTCAGAGCCTAACTGCTCCACTAGCCAGCCCACTGTTGGTACCAGATTGATAGCAGCAGTATCATACAGTATATGGAATAGGATTCAGCATATATGTTAAAATAGAACATGTCCGTACGACGCAAGCTCaagatactactactactagtgaCAGTATAGCTGTATAGTAGTGTGGATCAGGGTATGTTTTCGCAATTCTGCTGTTGACAGTATTTTATTTTCATTCATCAAAAAGGAGCGGTGCTGCCGGCTGCTATGCTAGTGTGCAGTGCACATGCTGGAGATGCAGATGCATTGGGGGTGTCTGTGTGAAGAATATTCCCAGCGATCGGTCGACAACGCAACCTGACATGCGTGAAAACTTACTTGAACAACACGCCCTTCTGTCGTTTATGTAAGATTCCACCGTGATTGGCTCTTAGAATATCTTGCATCGGCCGGTGAAGTTACACATAAATAAATACTCTAGGACATGATTTGAACTTGTAAAGGCGTACGGAGAGCACCGAACTGTCATTTATATACCACGCGACGTTCCTGTTCAAAAAGTAGGACGGTAGCTTCAGGTTTGAAATGTTCCTGTTCAATTCTGACGGTGGAATTAGTCTTTGGATGCGTTGTTTTCTAGTCAGTTTGTTTTGTATATCACTGAATTATGTGAATTGCCGAAGATTTAACCATCACTTTGTTTTCCAGATCGGCTACCCTACTCGATAAGTATTCTGCTCGAGTCGGCAATCAGAAACTGCGACGAGTTCCAGGTCACGGGGAAGGACGTTGAGAAGATCCTAGACTGGGAGAACAGTGCCACCAAGCAAGTCGAAATCCCGTTCAAGCTAGCCCGTGTCCTCCTCAAGGTATCGATCCTGATTCCTGCCATCGTCTCCACTTGTTTTGTTCCAAGTTGTCCAGTTGCCGTGGAAAGAATATATGTGAGTTGGAAAGATTCGAGTCAATAGCTTTTGATGGCAGGAATATTGGAAATGGAGGTCCCCTTTCCTATCCTTTCAAGAAAGTGTAGTTCCCCAATAACCATGTCTTATTCCCATTATGTATGTGATGTATGATTGCTGCTGTCACCTGGATTTTTAAAGATAGATATCGTGCGCCAGTAGGTGATAGGTTTCTGTATAAGATTAGCTGCATCGTCATCACATATTCTTCTTCTATTTGCAATTATAAAAGTCAACACTTCTATTTTAATCTGGCAAGCGGTACTGTAAGCTGGATACATTGCTTATTTTATTCTGATACGTTTCTGCTAGGATCTTATCTTCAATTTATTCACTTAATCATTTGTCTCTTTATAGGATTTCATTGGTGTCCCAGCAGTTGTTGATCTTGCTTGTATGAGGGATGCTATGAGCAAACTTGGGAGTGACCCGAACAAAATTAATCCTCTGGTGAGTTCATAGACCAGTGGTCACATTTACTATCTCCTTGTCTTAATAGCTTCTTGGGAATATATTTGACATTCAAACCTTTGTTCTTTTTCTTGGTGTTTACAGTTGCTGATGAGTAGAGGCTGGTCAAATCCTCGATGTCCTACATTGCCTGCTATCTTATTCAGTTTTTTTCTTCCCTGTATCTGTCAAGCTTAGTCATGTTTACACACAACTTCAGTAAATGGCATTGTATATGTTTTTCTCAGTAAATGCAATAAGCACAAGCTATTCAGATTACTTAACTGAATTTGTTATATGCTGCAGTTTTAACTGAATTAGAGCACctaaactgttaactgaacatgtGCGCATAATATGTTAACTGAATTTCTGCAGTAAACATGTTATCTGAAATTCTGTAATGATATTAACTGATGTGAGTTTGTGCACTTGATGTTTTATACTTGGAAGACAAATGAACTTGTTTTGGTTATACCTCTCCCTGTTAATTATGGGTGATTTCCTTCTTTCAAATTATATATGTTCTGTTTTGAGCTATCCCTCTGCCTGGTAATAAAAGTATGTGCATTGGTTGATATTTAGTATTCGTATGTCTAGTTCATGATGATGGTCACTTGCGGCAGAGGCACCGATATTTTTGTGTCTAGATATTCGTCGCCGATAACTAAGCACACAATGCTTGTATATACCGAGTTTTTACTGCCTAGTAGTGAGCACACCTAGCCCCAGTCACCTACTTCAATCAAAGAAACTAAGAATGTTCATAGTAATTTGAAAAGTATCTCATGCTTGATGCTTATACACTTGCATACACATCCCTCCTCCTATTCCTCCTCTCGTCTCCCACAATCTGATTTGTGTGTGCATTTATTTTTGCAGGTTCATGAAGAGGCCAATCTGGTGTTGTGAAAGAAGGGGGCTGTCCATGGAGAAGATCCCGCGGCGAGCTCCTCAGGGTAGGTTATCCCACAAATCTCCTCAATTGGGATGTGAAGAAGCAGAACTTCTGTTTGTTCGGGAGCTGCTTTATTATATCAAATGCACCAGATACTTACGATTTCTCTTATGATCTTGTGGCTGGGCTAGAGAAAAAACAgagttgcatatgatttctaggtACTACTAGTCTAAAATGTTGGCCTATCTAGTGTACTGTAGGAACCTGTTGTAATCCCTTCATATATACTGCATGCTCACTTTGGATAGAATTGGAGTGAGATAGAATTGGAGTGAGCAGATCACTATAGGACTAAGGAAAAATCAAAAAGTATGTGTAGGAAAATATCATCGTTCTTGCTCACTTTGCAAAAATGACGAGTACTAGAAATTGCCCCCTTT encodes the following:
- the LOC123105494 gene encoding aconitate hydratase, cytoplasmic, producing the protein MENARPRLAPPARPPTYPGPDPRGGGGEEMAVVLAWLNARVVDPLLQLIQRGAEPKQLAFSAALGVTIGVFPICDRLPYSISILLESAIRNCDEFQVTGKDVEKILDWENSATKQVEIPFKLARVLLKDFIGVPAVVDLACMRDAMSKLGSDPNKINPLVHEEANLVL